The following coding sequences are from one Osmia bicornis bicornis chromosome 2, iOsmBic2.1, whole genome shotgun sequence window:
- the LOC114874080 gene encoding mucin-5AC isoform X2, whose product MTSKYFLIAITIIYVTECSAQVYKSHSVETAVVIKPAVVNDNFITQTVYGFLDFTTTIGNTVMVFSPQSEPTGGEKGKKSSGPIIQTKPSETQEKAIPNIQPSKTHKTNSEEETKKQAKGPNVVNSVIEQNVINASEDNGIRSPKSQLINLRPSSKAHPKPRPTGRREKENPTGLVTKLGGTIVKEGLTTVHETSVIGTYINGKYAQVLQSSSRILSGTPPIPEGKIRPSSTQRILKTIGPQQGKLKPQLEPTPTNQQEESSLPLEVLFSAPGSTVRSTRKNNSPNLPRPKFRNKVNEDYDSGEVQQPKQNKNRSSTTARPSFKNRSPPTTTTEPPVTRRRSGFRPSNQPNLPSKQSNKSKNEQQPVSPNPVPKLKLPRTQGRWSYKTTPKPRIIIRKQIDVEDDPRSTPETSTTEGPLNVDDNKSTTTSVSTSTTTAVTTGQAVNAQRKIEVATDEELDPSESEDVASVSVQDQPHAEQILPVETINVEISTAADLSNSYFEIATIKSPYTFQVGTLRNTRYVTVTSTAKKSFSTIDPSTTISPTEPLTENLLANTAAAYETTLPLDSAVATLPAISLESGQATPPLETLTETFSTTQTLLKTHLLPVIYNGNTTKLTLVQTYNIARVVTATKTLPPMDIYQFIPSKALNEFNSKLDEAGSEFHLELDVGDEDRDDDDIPKRVVAPSNDQGDSDLEPFKSISVSKVKSDSAVSSSAEPQLTADQLALLKYFGQQQPQVITTSRPVVVLETVYESHVIPVVNNGNTLYSTLSRPVGTVPRTSYEYGTSTIAPVLQPQLPPQLPPQLPPQLPLFPQQPQFTVTSSPLVTQTLATVSDSRILKLTFGAKTAYTTLYSSRVVPTEITTYVTNTVPVQPTVQAFPGYYPPPVAYPPFPFVG is encoded by the exons ATGACgtcgaaatattttcttattgcCATAACTATAATATACG TTACAGAATGCTCGGCCCAAGTTTACAAGAGTCACTCGGTCGAGACCGCTGTAGTAATCAAACCGGCGGTTGTAAacgataattttattacacaaACGGTGTACGGATTCTTGGATTTCACCACTACGATTGGAAACACGGTGATGGTGTTCAGCCCGCAAAGCGAGCCAACAg GCGGtgaaaagggaaagaaaagcaGCGGTCCGATTATACAAACGAAACCTAGCGAAACACAGGAAAAAGCGATTCCTAATATTCAACCAAGCAAAACACACAAAACGAATTccgaagaagaaacgaaaaaacaGGCAAAAGGACCGAATGTTGTAAATTCCGTCATCGAACAGAATGTTATTAATGCCTCTGAAGATAATGGAATACGTTCTCCAAAGAGTCAG TTGATTAATCTGAGACCTTCCTCGAAAGCGCATCCAAAGCCGAGGCCTACAGgtcgaagagaaaaagagaatccAACCGGGCTGGTAACGAAGCTCGGTGGTACGATCGTTAAAGAAGGATTAACCACCGTCCACGAGACCAGCGTAATTGGAACCTACATAAACGGGAAATACGCTCAGGTGCTTCAAAGCTCGTCAAGAATTCTTTCTGGCACGCCACCGATTCCCGAAGGTAAGATCCGTCCGTCTAGCACTCAACGGATCCTGAAGACAATTGGACCGCAACAAGGAAAGCTGAAACCGCAATTGGAACCCACACCAACGAATCAACAAGAAGAATCATCGTTACCCTTAGAAGTTCTGTTTAGTGCTCCAG GATCTACAGTGAGAAGCACACGAAAGAATAACAGTCCCAATCTACCCCGTCCAAAATTCCGCAATAAGGTGAACGAGGATTATGACAGTGGCGAGGTGCAACAACCGAAACAGAATAAAAACCGAAGTAGCACAACAGCGAGACCAAGTTTCAA AAACCGAAGTCCTCCAACAACAACGACAGAGCCTCCGGTGACTCGTCGTCGCAGTGGTTTCCGGCCAAGCAATCAACCGAATTTACCTTCTAAACAGAGCAATAAGAGTAAAAACGAGCAACAACCGGTCAGTCCCAATCCTGTACCAAAATTGAAGCTGCCCCGAACTCAAGGACGTTGGTCCTACAAGACAACCCCTAAACCGAGAATAATCATTCGAAAACAGATAGATGTCGAAGACGATCCACGTTCGACTCCAGAAACTAGTACAACCGAAGGACCATTGAATGTCGACGATAATAAATCAACGACAACCTcagtctccacgtctactacAACTGCGGTCACGACAGGTCAGGCAGTTAACGCCCAGAGAAAGATAGAAGTGGCAACTGACGAAGAGTTAGATCCAAGCGAAAGCGAAGATGTTGCCAGCGTCAGCGTCCAAGATCAACCGCATGCCGAACAGATCCTCCCTGTCGAAACGATCAATGTTGAAATTTCAACAGCTGCCGATCTGAGCAACTCCTACTTCGAAATTGCCACCATTAAGTCACCGTACACTTTCCAGGTAGGAACCTTAAGAAACACCAGATACGTTACAGTGACATCGACTGCGAAGAAATCATTCTCAACAATAGATCCATCTACCACGATATCACCGACTGAACCTCTGACAGAGAATCTCCTAGCAAACACAGCAGCTGCTTACGAAACAACATTGCCATTAGACTCAGCAGTGGCGACCCTCCCAGCTATATCTCTAGAGTCTGGCCAAGCTACCCCTCCCTTGGAAACTTTAACAGAGACATTCTCCACAACTCAGACTCTCCTGAAGACTCACCTGCTCCCAGTGATCTATAATGGAAATACGACCAAATTGACTCTAGTGCAGACCTACAACATTGCTCGTGTGGTCACTGCTACGAAGACGCTGCCACCGATGGACATCTATCAGTTCATCCCTAGCAAAGCGTTGAACGAATTCAATTCGAAGCTGGATGAAGCTGGTAGCGAGTTTCATCTAGAGCTAGATGTCGGAGACGAAGACAGGGACGACGATGATATCCCCAAAAGAGTAGTAGCTCCAAGTAACGATCAAGGGGATTCCGATTTAGAGCCATTCAAATCTATCTCAGTCTCGAAGGTGAAGTCCGATTCTGCGGTCAGTAGTTCGGCAGAACCTCAACTGACTGCCGATCAACTGGCTCTGTTGAAATACTTTGGTCAACAACAGCCACAGGTGATCACCACGTCGCGGCCGGTCGTTGTCCTAGAGACTGTCTACGAGTCTCACGTAATTCCAGTCGTGAATAACGGGAACACGCTCTATTCGACGTTATCCAGGCCAGTCGGTACCGTGCCGCGGACGTCTTATGAATACGGAACGTCCACAATTGCACCAGTTCTCCAGCCGCAATTACCGCCGCAACTGCCCCCGCAACTGCCGCCTCAATTGCCTCTATTTCCGCAACAGCCGCAGTTCACGGTGACGAGTAGCCCTCTGGTCACGCAAACCCTGGCCACCGTATCCGATTCGAGAATACTGAAATTAACATTCGGAGCGAAAACCGCCTACACCACCTTGTACTCGAGCAGAGTAGTGCCGACGGAGATCACCACCTACGTCACGAATACCGTACCTGTGCAACCAACCGTCCAAGCTTTCCCGGGTTATTATCCTCCACCGGTTGCTTATCCACCTTTCCCTTTCGTAGGATAA
- the LOC114874080 gene encoding flocculation protein FLO11 isoform X1, which translates to MTSKYFLIAITIIYVTECSAQVYKSHSVETAVVIKPAVVNDNFITQTVYGFLDFTTTIGNTVMVFSPQSEPTGGEKGKKSSGPIIQTKPSETQEKAIPNIQPSKTHKTNSEEETKKQAKGPNVVNSVIEQNVINASEDNGIRSPKSQEPNTHTQVVTKSPVVSSQVQVKSKDETPGVKNNLAEPEYDFLSKQPAEIIDETYKLINLRPSSKAHPKPRPTGRREKENPTGLVTKLGGTIVKEGLTTVHETSVIGTYINGKYAQVLQSSSRILSGTPPIPEGKIRPSSTQRILKTIGPQQGKLKPQLEPTPTNQQEESSLPLEVLFSAPGSTVRSTRKNNSPNLPRPKFRNKVNEDYDSGEVQQPKQNKNRSSTTARPSFKNRSPPTTTTEPPVTRRRSGFRPSNQPNLPSKQSNKSKNEQQPVSPNPVPKLKLPRTQGRWSYKTTPKPRIIIRKQIDVEDDPRSTPETSTTEGPLNVDDNKSTTTSVSTSTTTAVTTGQAVNAQRKIEVATDEELDPSESEDVASVSVQDQPHAEQILPVETINVEISTAADLSNSYFEIATIKSPYTFQVGTLRNTRYVTVTSTAKKSFSTIDPSTTISPTEPLTENLLANTAAAYETTLPLDSAVATLPAISLESGQATPPLETLTETFSTTQTLLKTHLLPVIYNGNTTKLTLVQTYNIARVVTATKTLPPMDIYQFIPSKALNEFNSKLDEAGSEFHLELDVGDEDRDDDDIPKRVVAPSNDQGDSDLEPFKSISVSKVKSDSAVSSSAEPQLTADQLALLKYFGQQQPQVITTSRPVVVLETVYESHVIPVVNNGNTLYSTLSRPVGTVPRTSYEYGTSTIAPVLQPQLPPQLPPQLPPQLPLFPQQPQFTVTSSPLVTQTLATVSDSRILKLTFGAKTAYTTLYSSRVVPTEITTYVTNTVPVQPTVQAFPGYYPPPVAYPPFPFVG; encoded by the exons ATGACgtcgaaatattttcttattgcCATAACTATAATATACG TTACAGAATGCTCGGCCCAAGTTTACAAGAGTCACTCGGTCGAGACCGCTGTAGTAATCAAACCGGCGGTTGTAAacgataattttattacacaaACGGTGTACGGATTCTTGGATTTCACCACTACGATTGGAAACACGGTGATGGTGTTCAGCCCGCAAAGCGAGCCAACAg GCGGtgaaaagggaaagaaaagcaGCGGTCCGATTATACAAACGAAACCTAGCGAAACACAGGAAAAAGCGATTCCTAATATTCAACCAAGCAAAACACACAAAACGAATTccgaagaagaaacgaaaaaacaGGCAAAAGGACCGAATGTTGTAAATTCCGTCATCGAACAGAATGTTATTAATGCCTCTGAAGATAATGGAATACGTTCTCCAAAGAGTCAG GAACCGAACACTCATACGCAGGTAGTAACAAAGAGTCCTGTAGTATCCTCGCAAGTGCAAGTAAAATCGAAGGACGAAACGCCTGGGGTTAAGAACAATCTCGCTGAACCTGAATACGACTTCCTGTCCAAGCAACCTGCCGAAATAATCGATGAAACGTACAag TTGATTAATCTGAGACCTTCCTCGAAAGCGCATCCAAAGCCGAGGCCTACAGgtcgaagagaaaaagagaatccAACCGGGCTGGTAACGAAGCTCGGTGGTACGATCGTTAAAGAAGGATTAACCACCGTCCACGAGACCAGCGTAATTGGAACCTACATAAACGGGAAATACGCTCAGGTGCTTCAAAGCTCGTCAAGAATTCTTTCTGGCACGCCACCGATTCCCGAAGGTAAGATCCGTCCGTCTAGCACTCAACGGATCCTGAAGACAATTGGACCGCAACAAGGAAAGCTGAAACCGCAATTGGAACCCACACCAACGAATCAACAAGAAGAATCATCGTTACCCTTAGAAGTTCTGTTTAGTGCTCCAG GATCTACAGTGAGAAGCACACGAAAGAATAACAGTCCCAATCTACCCCGTCCAAAATTCCGCAATAAGGTGAACGAGGATTATGACAGTGGCGAGGTGCAACAACCGAAACAGAATAAAAACCGAAGTAGCACAACAGCGAGACCAAGTTTCAA AAACCGAAGTCCTCCAACAACAACGACAGAGCCTCCGGTGACTCGTCGTCGCAGTGGTTTCCGGCCAAGCAATCAACCGAATTTACCTTCTAAACAGAGCAATAAGAGTAAAAACGAGCAACAACCGGTCAGTCCCAATCCTGTACCAAAATTGAAGCTGCCCCGAACTCAAGGACGTTGGTCCTACAAGACAACCCCTAAACCGAGAATAATCATTCGAAAACAGATAGATGTCGAAGACGATCCACGTTCGACTCCAGAAACTAGTACAACCGAAGGACCATTGAATGTCGACGATAATAAATCAACGACAACCTcagtctccacgtctactacAACTGCGGTCACGACAGGTCAGGCAGTTAACGCCCAGAGAAAGATAGAAGTGGCAACTGACGAAGAGTTAGATCCAAGCGAAAGCGAAGATGTTGCCAGCGTCAGCGTCCAAGATCAACCGCATGCCGAACAGATCCTCCCTGTCGAAACGATCAATGTTGAAATTTCAACAGCTGCCGATCTGAGCAACTCCTACTTCGAAATTGCCACCATTAAGTCACCGTACACTTTCCAGGTAGGAACCTTAAGAAACACCAGATACGTTACAGTGACATCGACTGCGAAGAAATCATTCTCAACAATAGATCCATCTACCACGATATCACCGACTGAACCTCTGACAGAGAATCTCCTAGCAAACACAGCAGCTGCTTACGAAACAACATTGCCATTAGACTCAGCAGTGGCGACCCTCCCAGCTATATCTCTAGAGTCTGGCCAAGCTACCCCTCCCTTGGAAACTTTAACAGAGACATTCTCCACAACTCAGACTCTCCTGAAGACTCACCTGCTCCCAGTGATCTATAATGGAAATACGACCAAATTGACTCTAGTGCAGACCTACAACATTGCTCGTGTGGTCACTGCTACGAAGACGCTGCCACCGATGGACATCTATCAGTTCATCCCTAGCAAAGCGTTGAACGAATTCAATTCGAAGCTGGATGAAGCTGGTAGCGAGTTTCATCTAGAGCTAGATGTCGGAGACGAAGACAGGGACGACGATGATATCCCCAAAAGAGTAGTAGCTCCAAGTAACGATCAAGGGGATTCCGATTTAGAGCCATTCAAATCTATCTCAGTCTCGAAGGTGAAGTCCGATTCTGCGGTCAGTAGTTCGGCAGAACCTCAACTGACTGCCGATCAACTGGCTCTGTTGAAATACTTTGGTCAACAACAGCCACAGGTGATCACCACGTCGCGGCCGGTCGTTGTCCTAGAGACTGTCTACGAGTCTCACGTAATTCCAGTCGTGAATAACGGGAACACGCTCTATTCGACGTTATCCAGGCCAGTCGGTACCGTGCCGCGGACGTCTTATGAATACGGAACGTCCACAATTGCACCAGTTCTCCAGCCGCAATTACCGCCGCAACTGCCCCCGCAACTGCCGCCTCAATTGCCTCTATTTCCGCAACAGCCGCAGTTCACGGTGACGAGTAGCCCTCTGGTCACGCAAACCCTGGCCACCGTATCCGATTCGAGAATACTGAAATTAACATTCGGAGCGAAAACCGCCTACACCACCTTGTACTCGAGCAGAGTAGTGCCGACGGAGATCACCACCTACGTCACGAATACCGTACCTGTGCAACCAACCGTCCAAGCTTTCCCGGGTTATTATCCTCCACCGGTTGCTTATCCACCTTTCCCTTTCGTAGGATAA
- the LOC114874081 gene encoding alkylated DNA repair protein alkB homolog 8 → MVLEEKMSKKSHRKQKRAHYRLLRDMNINCCDNPTKYIMICNAGLVTGLQREMLQHIIDPLINKYDLVMPLNKSYCFIKLYSIEDAACLYNKIHGLIKIKGQNTPLYAAFTEAVPELDCEDWSNDFPPGLKLIENIITEEEEKMLINSISWSNEESCDLKHRKVKHFGYEFQYGSNKVDLDKPITPIPEDYKFLNVLFEKYHNVPYEYDQLTINHYLPGQGIPPHIDTHSVFEDSILSLSLGSACIMDFKREYIKAAILLPPRSLLIMSGDARYAWSHGIYPRHNDMVKTPTGVTTQPRGIRISFTFRKVRSGNCLCNFPKYCDTKQDGTTTIIDNKAATGLENLYVHEVYDQISNHFDQTRHKQWPNVSKFLQSLNMGDILLDVGCGNGKYLYEEEHIFKIGCDRSQNLMKICYDKGFEVFLSDCLYLPYRDDSIDAIISIAVIHHLSTSERRKQAISELGRVLRPNGKCLIYVWAKEQEKDSVQTAYLKYGSSVKENVVCTQKITECGVSLPIHENRTNFTSTDMLVPWKRKGGGNFLRYYHVFEEGELPKLCSEVSSFIIENIYYDQGNWCVILQKKDK, encoded by the exons atggtattgGAAGAAAAAATGAGTAAAAAGAGTCATCGTAAACAAAAAAGGGCTCATTACAGACTTCTTAGAGACATGAATATTAATTGTTGTGATAATCCTACAAag TACATAATGATTTGCAATGCTGGTTTAGTAACTGGGCTTCAGAGAGAAATGTTACAACATATTATAGATCCATTGATTAACAAATATGATTTAGTAATGCCTTTAAACAAATCatattgttttataaaattgtattcaaTAGAAGATGCTGCTTGTTTATATAACAAAATTCATGGTCTAATAAAGATTAAGGGGCAGAATACACCATTGTATGCAGCATTTACAGAAGCAg tTCCTGAGTTAGATTGTGAAGATTGGTCTAATGACTTTCCACCTGGActtaaattaatagaaaatattataactgaagaagaagaaaaaatgttaattaattcaattagtTGGAGCAATGAAg AATCATGTGACCTAAAACATAGGAAAGTCAAACACTTTGGATATGAATTTCAGTATGGTTCAAACAAAGTAGATCTTGATAAACCTATTACTCCTATTCCTGaagattataaatttttaaatgtgctatttgaaaaatatcacaaTGTACCATATGAATATGATCAGCTAACAATTAATCACTATTTACCTGGTCAag gTATACCCCCACATATTGACACGCATAGTGTCTTTGAGGACAGTATACTTTCATTATCATTAGGTTCTGCATGTATTATGGATTTTAAACGAGAATATATAAAAGCGGCTATTCTTCTACCTCCTCGTTCATTGTTAATTATGTCCGGAGATGCTCGATATGCATGGTCACATGGAATTTATCCTAGACATAATGATATGGTGAAAACTCCAACTGGAGTTACAACGCAACCACGAGGAATAAGAATATCGTTTACATTTCGAAAAGTACGTAGCGGTAATTGCTTATGCAATTTTCCAAAATACTGTGATACCAAACAGGATGGCACCACCACTATCATAGATAATAAAGCTGCTACAggattagaaaatttatatgtACACGAA GTTTATGACCAAATCTCAAATCATTTTGATCAAACAAGACATAAACAATGGCCTAATGTATCAAAATTTCTTCAAAGCTTAAATATGGGTGATATCTTATTAGATGTTGGTTGTGGAAATGGTAAATATCTGTATGAAGAAGAACATATATTCAAG ATTGGATGCGATAGAAGtcaaaatttaatgaaaatatgttatgATAAAGGTTTTGAAGTATTTCTATCTGATTGTTTATACTTGCCATACAGAGATGATAGTATAGATGCAATAATAAGCATAGCTGTAATTCATCATCTTTCAACtagtgaaagaagaaaacaagCTATTTCCGAATTAGGACGTGTTCTTAGGCCAAATGGAAAGTGTTTAATTTATGTATGGGcaaaagaacaagaaaaagaTTCCGTTCAAACAGCTTATTTAAAATATGGCTCAAGtgtaaaggaaaatgttgtatGTACTCAAAAAATAACAGAATGCGGTGTATCGTTACCGATACATGAAAATCGTACAAACTTTACGTCCACTGATATGCTTGTTCcatggaaaagaaaaggaggaggaaaTTTTCTTAGATATTATCATGTGTTTGAAGAGGGTGAACTTCCAAAATTATGTTCCGAAGTGTCTAGttttataatagaaaatatatattatgatcaaggtaATTGGTGTGTAATATTACaaaagaaagataaataa
- the LOC114874084 gene encoding putative high mobility group protein B1-like 1 — MESSDRKNVYLTKAGDNSLNSGMRDTMIVGQTNMTPECGESVMKPGNVSSVSNNQAKWSNTQSKNFIINAVPVKNEIVHLEDGAHCNKKMYYYDRHYTGHEETERPTRRGTKRYRDKDAPKRALSAFFYFCQELRGKMRELHPEMGVGDIAKELGKLWMSTDLQTKSKYMAIAEEDRARYEREIIAYNKRVKNYDPEEVGPV, encoded by the exons ATGGAATCATCTGATAGAAAGAATGTTTATCTCACAAAAGCTGGTGATAATTCTTTGAATTCTGGAATGAGAGATACAATGATCGTTGGTCAAACAAACATGACACCAG AATGTGGTGAATCTGTAATGAAACCTGGGAATGTATCCAGTGTTTCAAATAATCAAGCAAAATGGTCAAATACTCAGagtaaaaattttatcattaatgCAGTACCAGTGAAAAATGAA ATTGTACACCTTGAAGATGGAGCacattgcaataaaaaaatgtattattatgATAGACATTACACAGGTCATGAAGAAACAGAAAGACCAACTCGTAGAGGAACAAAAAGATACAGAGATAAAGATGCACCCAAAAGAGCATT GTCTgcctttttctatttttgtcaAGAACTGCGCGGAAAAATGAGAGAATTACATCCAGAAATGGGAGTAGGTGATATTGCCAAAGAGCTGGGAAAATTATGGATGAGTACAGATCTTCAAACTAAATCAAAATATATGgcaatagcagaagaggataGAGCCAGATATGAAAGA GAAATTATTGCATATAATAAAAGAGTAAAAAACTATGATCCGGAAGAAGTTGGGCCTGTATAA
- the LOC114874082 gene encoding exosome complex component RRP45 isoform X1, giving the protein MKESLLTNCERNFVNKAVEQGTRLDGRNLLEARPVKIYFGSNWGSCMVLLGQTRAVAQVTCDIQQPKTSRPNEGMLHINVELNALVAQNFDSGTQSELSVLISRQLEKCFKDSKCIDLESLCIIADKMVWNLRVDINIINHDGNLIDCASIATLAALAHFHRPDVTSTGETIIIHPFCEKDPLPLTLYHYPVCVSFITFESGNTVMDPTYIEERVGVAQLTLGINSYRELCCLHFNYWTKTMTVQDVISAVSSYAANYATELVQQIKEAVTYDIEARYKKDDRNTHRFKECITMKKLTTMNSESISIKLSKWGKTETVEPDVQMEEEENNKCKIIKPGEGSAELIVDASTSFGDGGPNTWNNTESSEEESSDIEITAEIKKEETKVVDDIDLGGDSEEEITGVLDSTLLMQ; this is encoded by the exons ATGAAGGAATCTTTACTGACAAACTGTGAAAGGAACTTTGTAAATAAAGCTGTAGAACAAGGAACG CGATTAGATGGTAGAAATTTATTGGAAGCACGGCCggttaaaatttattttggaTCTAACTGGGGTAGTTGTATGGTTTTACTTGGTCAAACAag AGCAGTAGCACAAGTAACATGTGACATTCAGCAACCCAAGACTTCTCGCCCCAATGAGGGCATGTTGCACATAAATGTTGAACTTAATGCTTTGGTGGCACAAAATTTTGATAGTGGTACACAATCGGAATTATCAGTATTAATTAGCAGGCAGcttgaaaaatgttttaaagaTTCAAAATGTATAGATTTAGAATCTTTGTGTATCATAGCAGATAAAATG GTATGGAATTTGCGTGTTGatatcaatattattaatcATGATGGCAATTTAATTGATTGTGCATCTATTGCAACATTAGCTGCTCTTGCACATTTTCACAGACCAGATGTAACTTCAACTGGAGAAACCATTATAATTCATCCATTTTGTGAAAAAGATCCTTTGCCTTTAACATTATACCACTATCCAGTATGTGTATCATTTATAACATTTGAAAG tGGAAATACTGTTATGGATCCTACCTACATAGAAGAAAGGGTTGGAGTTGCTCAGCTAACTCTTGGTATAAACTCATATAGAGAACTCTGTTGcttacattttaattattggaCAAAAACTATGACTGTACAAGATGTTATATCAGCAGTTTCTAGTTATGCTGCGAACTATGCTACTGAATTAGTACAACAGATTAAAGAAGCAGTAACTTATGATATAGAAGCAAG GTATAAGAAAGATGATCGCAATACACATCGTTTTAAGGAATgtataacaatgaaaaaattaactaCAATGAATAGTGAATCTATTAGTATTAAATTAAGCAAATGGGGTAAAACAGAGACTGTAGAACCTGATG TACAAatggaagaagaggaaaataacaagtgtaaaattataaaaccTGGAGAAGGTTCTGCTGAACTAATAGTGGATGCA AGTACATCATTTGGTGATGGGGGACCAAATACATGGAATAACACGGAATCTTCAGAAGAAGAATCAAGTGATATTGAAATTACTgctgaaataaagaaagaagaaacaaaagtGGTGGATGATATAG ACTTAGGTGGAGATAGTGAAGAAGAAATTACTGGAGTACTTGATTCAACCCTTTTAATGCAATAA
- the LOC114874082 gene encoding exosome complex component RRP45 isoform X2, with amino-acid sequence MVEIYWKHGRLKFILDLTGVVVWFYLVKQVAQVTCDIQQPKTSRPNEGMLHINVELNALVAQNFDSGTQSELSVLISRQLEKCFKDSKCIDLESLCIIADKMVWNLRVDINIINHDGNLIDCASIATLAALAHFHRPDVTSTGETIIIHPFCEKDPLPLTLYHYPVCVSFITFESGNTVMDPTYIEERVGVAQLTLGINSYRELCCLHFNYWTKTMTVQDVISAVSSYAANYATELVQQIKEAVTYDIEARYKKDDRNTHRFKECITMKKLTTMNSESISIKLSKWGKTETVEPDVQMEEEENNKCKIIKPGEGSAELIVDASTSFGDGGPNTWNNTESSEEESSDIEITAEIKKEETKVVDDIDLGGDSEEEITGVLDSTLLMQ; translated from the exons ATGGTAGAAATTTATTGGAAGCACGGCCggttaaaatttattttggaTCTAACTGGGGTAGTTGTATGGTTTTACTTGGTCAAACAag TAGCACAAGTAACATGTGACATTCAGCAACCCAAGACTTCTCGCCCCAATGAGGGCATGTTGCACATAAATGTTGAACTTAATGCTTTGGTGGCACAAAATTTTGATAGTGGTACACAATCGGAATTATCAGTATTAATTAGCAGGCAGcttgaaaaatgttttaaagaTTCAAAATGTATAGATTTAGAATCTTTGTGTATCATAGCAGATAAAATG GTATGGAATTTGCGTGTTGatatcaatattattaatcATGATGGCAATTTAATTGATTGTGCATCTATTGCAACATTAGCTGCTCTTGCACATTTTCACAGACCAGATGTAACTTCAACTGGAGAAACCATTATAATTCATCCATTTTGTGAAAAAGATCCTTTGCCTTTAACATTATACCACTATCCAGTATGTGTATCATTTATAACATTTGAAAG tGGAAATACTGTTATGGATCCTACCTACATAGAAGAAAGGGTTGGAGTTGCTCAGCTAACTCTTGGTATAAACTCATATAGAGAACTCTGTTGcttacattttaattattggaCAAAAACTATGACTGTACAAGATGTTATATCAGCAGTTTCTAGTTATGCTGCGAACTATGCTACTGAATTAGTACAACAGATTAAAGAAGCAGTAACTTATGATATAGAAGCAAG GTATAAGAAAGATGATCGCAATACACATCGTTTTAAGGAATgtataacaatgaaaaaattaactaCAATGAATAGTGAATCTATTAGTATTAAATTAAGCAAATGGGGTAAAACAGAGACTGTAGAACCTGATG TACAAatggaagaagaggaaaataacaagtgtaaaattataaaaccTGGAGAAGGTTCTGCTGAACTAATAGTGGATGCA AGTACATCATTTGGTGATGGGGGACCAAATACATGGAATAACACGGAATCTTCAGAAGAAGAATCAAGTGATATTGAAATTACTgctgaaataaagaaagaagaaacaaaagtGGTGGATGATATAG ACTTAGGTGGAGATAGTGAAGAAGAAATTACTGGAGTACTTGATTCAACCCTTTTAATGCAATAA